The following proteins are co-located in the Myxococcus fulvus genome:
- a CDS encoding sensor histidine kinase, translating to MTGGMWISLIACAGQLALAGLALARVGRSPLALPLSLLSIALSAWNFTGYALAGAGETGWRLVGFAAALMTVPCTLHFTLAFVGRRRRSAWAMYGTYAVFGALALLMHVALGVPSLAATILTLRFGIFVTVLVVPPVIGTFTLLALHLRDARRPDERARASLMALGLTFLVALLLTELAVELGLRQVPRLGNLGTLLCMPLMATASLRFGLFGRDESEGAPRMALHAVVLAGVGVLAYLAVFRLFAAQVGALVLCTTAITFSLVAATRRGVTAFVTRGERMERLATLGRFSAQMAHDLKNPIAALKGAAQYLKEEHARGQSWDTHGEFLDLMLEQVERLGRVVDTYQRLARVEPLPHPVDLGRLVESVLSLQAFASTSPITIVRELAPDLPACAADEDLLTNAVENLVRNAAEAMPKGGTLTVRTLKDGATVAVEVEDTGEGMDVRTRERAFDDFFTTKASGSGMGLAFVRRVVEAHGGTVGLTSREGRGTVVRLRLPVEARRVEGGAEGEAA from the coding sequence ATGACCGGTGGGATGTGGATCAGCCTCATCGCGTGCGCCGGGCAGCTCGCGCTCGCGGGGCTGGCGTTGGCCCGGGTGGGACGCAGCCCGCTCGCACTGCCGCTCTCCCTGCTCTCCATCGCGCTGTCCGCGTGGAACTTCACCGGCTACGCATTGGCCGGCGCGGGCGAGACGGGCTGGCGACTGGTGGGCTTCGCCGCCGCGCTGATGACGGTGCCGTGCACCCTGCACTTCACCCTCGCCTTCGTGGGTCGCCGCCGCCGCTCGGCCTGGGCCATGTACGGCACCTATGCCGTCTTCGGCGCCCTCGCCCTGCTCATGCACGTGGCGCTGGGCGTGCCCTCGCTCGCCGCGACAATCCTCACCCTGCGCTTCGGCATCTTCGTCACCGTCCTCGTGGTCCCACCGGTCATCGGGACCTTCACACTCCTCGCGCTGCACCTGCGCGACGCGCGTCGCCCGGACGAGCGCGCCCGCGCGAGCTTGATGGCCCTGGGGCTCACCTTCCTCGTCGCCCTGCTCCTCACCGAGCTCGCGGTGGAGCTCGGCCTCAGACAGGTGCCACGCCTGGGCAACCTGGGCACGCTCCTGTGCATGCCCTTGATGGCCACCGCCTCGCTGCGCTTCGGGCTCTTCGGACGCGACGAGAGCGAGGGCGCCCCCCGCATGGCGCTGCACGCGGTGGTGCTCGCGGGCGTGGGCGTACTCGCCTACCTCGCCGTCTTCCGCCTCTTCGCCGCGCAGGTGGGCGCGCTCGTCCTGTGCACCACCGCCATCACCTTCTCGCTCGTCGCCGCCACGCGCCGGGGCGTCACCGCCTTCGTCACCCGAGGCGAGCGCATGGAGCGCCTGGCCACCCTGGGCCGCTTCTCCGCGCAGATGGCGCACGACCTGAAGAACCCCATCGCCGCGCTCAAGGGCGCCGCCCAGTACCTCAAGGAAGAACACGCGCGCGGCCAGTCGTGGGACACGCACGGCGAGTTCCTCGACCTCATGCTCGAACAGGTCGAACGACTGGGGCGCGTCGTGGACACCTACCAGCGCCTCGCGCGCGTGGAGCCCCTCCCCCACCCCGTGGACCTGGGCCGGCTCGTGGAGAGCGTCCTCTCCCTCCAGGCCTTCGCGAGCACGAGCCCCATCACCATCGTCCGCGAGCTCGCGCCGGACCTGCCCGCCTGCGCCGCGGACGAGGACCTGCTCACCAACGCCGTGGAGAACCTGGTGCGCAACGCCGCGGAGGCCATGCCGAAGGGCGGCACACTCACCGTGCGCACGCTGAAGGACGGCGCGACCGTCGCGGTGGAGGTGGAGGACACGGGCGAAGGCATGGACGTGCGCACCCGCGAGCGCGCCTTCGACGACTTCTTCACCACCAAGGCCTCGGGCAGCGGGATGGGACTGGCCTTCGTCCGACGCGTGGTGGAGGCGCACGGAGGCACCGTGGGTCTGACAAGCCGGGAGGGGCGCGGTACGGTGGTGCGTCTGCGCCTGCCGGTGGAAGCCCGGCGCGTGGAAGGTGGGGCCGAAGGAGAAGCCGCGTGA
- a CDS encoding HEAT repeat domain-containing protein, with amino-acid sequence MPARLAQLLVSRTLLSQEKAGELLRLQQAQGGHLDTLLLEQGLANEADVLSLLGDVAGFRPVNLVDFEPNLEVASFIPPKIAERLCAVPLSLDGQTLHVACAYPVPKKELDEVGFLLGKPLELWVATEVRIREWISTIYRQPLAPRFTQLVSALDPDKQLPVTPPPPPPSDESLTVDMVERLARSVAGEPVAAEIRAAPREAPASQRPPPPPPPDPVPPPAFVRAPLRLNMPAAERPATPPSRPDTSRPAQPPVLTATPPRPPVEAAPTTVHRGGVPSASGAPSEAQAPARAGGASPTGVPARPATAGAQSPAGSSTGTQSATSGASPTGFAGQPPAHPATSGTSTGVSAAYPATTSGASTGASVAQPTTTGTASAGFAGQPPAHPSTSGAASGRPATGSGAQPAAYPTTTSSGVPSATSSGRLATGPSAQPPATAQGGASSGARPSTAPGAQPSSQPVTGARPSTAPASGAPSSATPPGAAPPLWPPAPSGGAPQLWPPGPAAPTSGTDSVPLSTMRFGSPLLAGGPRPEVPPAQPPRSSEPAFIVFPNPNKPAAQPKAKAPESEVRPPPTASANQEVPDWTLAAARAALRESTKDRDKLMDVALRFGRRTFDYVAAFAVLRGAAIGWEARGDGMASEGLTQVSVPLDASSVFRTVAVTRGSYAGPLPPDALTRHYLELFGRQTPRTVFLYPVEVKGRLVAILYGDCGQKPMSQRRLSDYILFCQDLASAFQELILFRKQRVSEPRSIEEDITIDVDVPVAATPAPAPAVVAGLGWSPFFGRGAAGTVGRAAALPPRAQSQEERPPPDFAPLLRRLTGPDAAQRSNAMVELARSPEASARVLAQHFPGPTAWSRLPVVELPEADELGPIPAALSRLGRPAAQALAPLLDSPDADTRYFALLTAGNLPYVELVDGVLRGLFDLEPDISSAARVAAAALKQLPRLDSAMRELRQELNSRDTMRRALAARALGTLHDREAVEGLIQLTRSEDEMCAQAAAEALREVTRMPLGLSPKQWAAWWAENRSRRRADWLIAALRHRELDVRLAAIEELSRALNDTLGYYADAPENEREAAARRWESAAVDPANARRLGML; translated from the coding sequence ATGCCCGCCCGCCTTGCTCAGCTCCTCGTCTCCCGCACGCTCCTTTCCCAGGAGAAGGCGGGAGAGTTGTTGCGACTCCAGCAGGCCCAGGGCGGGCATCTGGACACGCTGCTCTTGGAGCAGGGGCTCGCGAACGAGGCGGATGTCCTCTCGCTGCTCGGTGACGTCGCGGGCTTCCGGCCGGTGAACCTGGTCGACTTCGAGCCGAACCTCGAGGTCGCGTCCTTCATCCCGCCGAAGATCGCGGAGCGGCTGTGCGCGGTGCCGCTGTCGCTGGATGGGCAGACGCTGCACGTCGCCTGCGCGTATCCGGTGCCGAAGAAGGAGCTGGACGAGGTCGGGTTCCTGCTCGGCAAGCCGCTCGAGCTGTGGGTGGCCACCGAGGTGCGGATCCGCGAGTGGATCTCCACCATCTACCGCCAGCCACTGGCGCCGCGCTTCACGCAGCTGGTGTCCGCGTTGGATCCGGACAAGCAGCTCCCCGTCACGCCGCCTCCGCCGCCGCCCTCGGATGAATCGCTCACGGTGGACATGGTGGAGCGGCTGGCCCGCTCCGTCGCCGGAGAGCCGGTGGCCGCGGAGATTCGCGCCGCGCCCCGAGAGGCGCCCGCGTCCCAGCGTCCGCCTCCGCCGCCGCCTCCCGACCCGGTGCCGCCTCCTGCCTTCGTGCGGGCCCCGCTGCGGCTGAACATGCCCGCGGCCGAGCGTCCCGCGACGCCGCCGTCCAGGCCCGACACCTCGCGCCCGGCCCAGCCGCCGGTGCTCACGGCGACTCCGCCTCGGCCTCCCGTGGAAGCGGCGCCCACGACGGTTCACCGGGGTGGTGTGCCGTCCGCGAGCGGTGCTCCGTCCGAAGCGCAGGCTCCAGCGCGCGCGGGAGGTGCTTCGCCGACGGGAGTTCCGGCCCGGCCCGCGACTGCTGGGGCGCAGTCTCCGGCGGGTTCATCGACCGGGACGCAGTCCGCGACGAGCGGCGCATCACCGACAGGTTTCGCGGGACAGCCTCCCGCGCATCCAGCGACGAGTGGTACTTCGACCGGGGTGTCCGCGGCGTATCCCGCCACGACGAGCGGCGCTTCGACCGGAGCGTCGGTGGCGCAGCCCACGACGACCGGCACCGCATCGGCAGGTTTCGCGGGCCAGCCTCCCGCCCATCCCTCGACGAGCGGCGCCGCTTCGGGCCGACCCGCGACAGGTTCCGGTGCACAGCCGGCGGCGTATCCGACGACGACGTCGAGCGGAGTTCCGTCGGCCACATCCTCGGGCCGGCTCGCGACAGGTCCCAGCGCGCAGCCTCCGGCGACGGCGCAGGGTGGCGCGTCCTCGGGGGCACGTCCCTCCACGGCGCCTGGCGCGCAGCCTTCCTCTCAGCCCGTGACGGGGGCACGTCCCTCGACGGCTCCGGCCAGCGGAGCGCCCTCTTCCGCGACGCCCCCCGGTGCCGCGCCTCCGTTGTGGCCGCCCGCGCCGTCCGGTGGCGCGCCGCAGTTGTGGCCGCCGGGGCCCGCCGCGCCCACGTCGGGGACGGACTCCGTGCCGCTCTCCACGATGCGCTTCGGCTCGCCGCTGCTGGCCGGAGGTCCTCGACCCGAGGTGCCGCCCGCGCAACCTCCGCGCTCGAGCGAGCCCGCGTTCATCGTCTTCCCCAATCCGAACAAGCCCGCCGCGCAGCCCAAGGCCAAGGCGCCCGAGTCCGAGGTCCGGCCGCCGCCCACTGCGTCCGCCAATCAGGAGGTCCCTGACTGGACGCTGGCGGCGGCGCGCGCCGCGCTGCGCGAGTCCACCAAGGACCGCGACAAGTTGATGGACGTGGCGCTGCGCTTCGGCCGGCGGACGTTCGACTACGTGGCGGCCTTCGCGGTGTTGCGAGGCGCGGCGATTGGCTGGGAAGCGCGCGGCGACGGCATGGCGAGCGAAGGGCTCACCCAGGTGTCCGTGCCGCTCGACGCGAGCAGCGTCTTCCGCACGGTGGCCGTGACGCGGGGAAGCTACGCGGGGCCGCTGCCTCCGGACGCGCTCACCCGGCACTATCTGGAGCTGTTCGGTCGGCAGACGCCGCGCACGGTGTTCCTGTACCCGGTGGAGGTGAAGGGCCGGCTGGTGGCCATCCTCTACGGAGACTGCGGACAGAAGCCGATGAGCCAGCGACGGCTGTCGGACTACATCCTGTTCTGCCAGGACCTGGCCTCGGCCTTCCAGGAGCTCATCCTCTTCCGCAAGCAGCGCGTGTCCGAGCCTCGCTCCATCGAGGAGGACATCACCATCGACGTGGACGTGCCGGTGGCCGCCACGCCCGCTCCCGCGCCCGCGGTGGTGGCGGGGCTGGGATGGAGCCCGTTCTTCGGTCGAGGCGCCGCGGGCACGGTGGGACGCGCCGCCGCGCTGCCGCCTCGCGCGCAGTCGCAGGAGGAGCGTCCGCCGCCGGACTTCGCGCCGCTACTGCGTCGGCTCACGGGCCCGGACGCCGCGCAGCGCTCGAACGCGATGGTGGAGCTGGCGCGCTCGCCCGAAGCGAGTGCCCGGGTGCTCGCCCAGCACTTCCCCGGTCCCACCGCGTGGAGCCGGCTGCCCGTGGTGGAGCTGCCCGAGGCGGACGAGCTCGGCCCGATTCCCGCCGCGCTGTCGCGACTGGGGCGCCCGGCCGCGCAGGCGTTGGCGCCGCTGCTGGATTCGCCTGACGCGGACACGCGCTACTTCGCGCTGCTCACGGCGGGAAACCTGCCCTACGTGGAGTTGGTGGACGGCGTGCTGCGCGGCCTGTTCGACCTGGAGCCGGACATCTCGAGCGCCGCGCGGGTGGCGGCGGCCGCGCTGAAGCAGTTGCCGCGGTTGGACTCGGCGATGCGTGAGCTGCGCCAGGAGCTCAACAGCCGGGACACGATGCGTCGCGCGCTGGCGGCTCGGGCGCTGGGCACGCTGCATGACCGCGAGGCCGTCGAGGGCCTCATCCAGCTCACGCGCAGCGAGGACGAGATGTGCGCGCAGGCCGCGGCGGAAGCACTGCGCGAGGTGACGCGCATGCCGCTGGGTCTCAGCCCGAAGCAGTGGGCGGCGTGGTGGGCGGAGAACCGCAGCCGTCGCCGCGCGGACTGGCTCATCGCGGCGCTGCGACACCGCGAGCTCGACGTGCGGCTCGCCGCCATCGAGGAGCTGAGCCGCGCGCTCAACGACACGCTCGGCTACTACGCGGACGCGCCGGAGAACGAGCGCGAAGCGGCAGCGCGTCGGTGGGAGAGCGCCGCGGTGGACCCGGCCAACGCCCGCCGACTGGGCATGCTCTGA